In one Penaeus chinensis breed Huanghai No. 1 chromosome 33, ASM1920278v2, whole genome shotgun sequence genomic region, the following are encoded:
- the LOC125043235 gene encoding corrinoid adenosyltransferase-like codes for MLFQFRTGLCRLAGGLRSTEILIGAREMWVSCATLKQSLYLTRTPRLYSTDLKIYTRTGDKGVTSLFTGERMPKNGEFFNALGTTDELSSNIGLAKEFAAEKRHDYVDQLERIQCILQDISSLIATPRKQQQSDDPSREARIRERLSFNPRHITELEDWIDQYSLMLPDLTNFILPGGGRVSASLHVARTVCRRAERSIVPLTTGGFIDEQVLVYINRLSDYLFTIARYASVLDGNKETIYIRPQSRKASSIERKISEGQEVVQQDQ; via the exons ATGTTGTTTCAGTTTCGTACCGGCCTCTGCCGTTTGGCAGGTGGCCTAAGATCAACAGAAATTCTGATCGGAGCAAGAGAAATGTGGGTAAGCTGTGCAACTCTGAAACAGTCTTTATATCTTACAAGAACACCTAGATTGTACAG CACTGACTTGAAGATATACACCCGAACAGGTGATAAAGGAGTGACCAGTCTCTTTACCGGTGAGCGAATGCCAAAGAATGGAGAATTCTTCAATGCTCTAGGAACAACTGATGAACTCTCGTCTAATATTGG ACTTGCAAAAGAATTCGCTGCAGAGAAGCGGCATGATTATGTTGATCAACTGGAGAGAATTCAGTGTATTTTGCAAGATATTTCCAGTCTGATTGCAACACCCAGGAAGCAGCAACAAAGTG ATGATCCAAGTAGGGAGGCTCGTATTCGAGAGAGACTGTCTTTCAACCCACGTCACATAACTGAACTGGAGGACTGGATCGACCAGTACAGCCTCATGTTGCCAGATCTTACCAATTTTATCTTGCCT GGTGGGGGTCGTGTGAGTGCTTCCTTACATGTAGCACGAACAGTATGCAGGAGAGCTGAACGGTCTATTGTACCTCTTACCACCGGTGGATTTATTGATGAACAAGTTTTAGTATACATCAATAG GTTGAGTGACTATCTGTTCACAATTGCCCGATATGCCTCAGTGCTTGATGGGAACAAAGAAACTATATACATAAGGCCCCAGTCACGCAAAGCTTCTAGtatagaaaggaaaatatcagAAGGACAAGAAGTTGTTCAGCAAGATCAGTAA